A single Synergistaceae bacterium DNA region contains:
- a CDS encoding baseplate J/gp47 family protein — MTKSDLFPTLNDITFAEKNADIIESEIISQYENLSGRTLARGDPIRLFLNSIALVIIQQRNLIDFAGKMNLLAYASGDYLDHLGALLGVTRLQPSPATVTVKFTLSEAQPAKILIPEGTRVSPGNNILFAVNTAGEIPAGELSCELKCTCTETGTIGNNYVIGQIKKLVDIFPFEMKCENIDESNGGTDLESDENFRERIQIAPESFSNAGSKGAYIYYARTANSNINDVAVIGPNDNANLCPPGHVIIYPLLTDGEIPNQEILDAVYNACNREDVRPDTDYLHVRAPEIINYNLELKYYIDKENSSTAGLIAQNVLNAINDWQKWQKVKIGRDINPSELNHRIIQAGAKRCEITSPNFRKLEQYQIAVANQVLISYGGLEEG, encoded by the coding sequence ATGACAAAAAGTGATTTATTTCCGACACTCAATGATATTACTTTTGCAGAGAAAAACGCAGATATCATAGAAAGCGAAATTATTTCCCAATACGAAAATTTATCCGGACGCACACTAGCTCGCGGAGACCCTATAAGATTATTTCTCAACTCCATAGCGCTTGTTATTATCCAGCAGAGAAATTTAATAGACTTCGCCGGAAAAATGAATTTACTAGCCTACGCTTCAGGAGATTATCTCGACCATTTAGGAGCCTTACTCGGTGTTACAAGATTGCAGCCAAGTCCGGCAACTGTTACTGTGAAATTTACTCTTTCTGAAGCTCAGCCCGCAAAAATTTTAATTCCCGAAGGTACACGAGTCAGCCCAGGCAATAATATCTTATTCGCAGTCAACACAGCAGGAGAAATCCCCGCCGGTGAATTATCTTGCGAGCTTAAATGCACTTGCACCGAAACAGGCACTATCGGCAATAATTATGTAATCGGACAAATAAAAAAATTGGTCGACATTTTCCCGTTCGAAATGAAGTGTGAAAATATTGACGAGTCTAATGGAGGCACTGACTTAGAATCAGATGAAAATTTTCGTGAAAGAATCCAAATCGCTCCTGAAAGTTTTAGCAACGCAGGCAGCAAAGGAGCTTACATTTATTACGCGCGCACTGCAAACAGCAATATAAATGACGTAGCTGTAATCGGGCCTAATGATAATGCGAATTTATGTCCGCCCGGTCATGTAATAATTTATCCGTTATTGACTGATGGCGAAATCCCCAATCAAGAAATTTTAGACGCGGTCTATAATGCCTGCAACCGAGAAGACGTCAGGCCGGACACAGATTATTTACACGTACGCGCGCCGGAAATAATAAATTACAATCTCGAGCTAAAATATTATATCGACAAAGAAAATTCCAGCACAGCAGGACTAATCGCACAAAACGTCTTGAACGCGATAAATGACTGGCAGAAATGGCAAAAAGTGAAAATCGGCCGAGACATAAACCCGTCAGAATTGAATCATAGGATCATTCAAGCAGGTGCAAAAAGGTGCGAGATCACGTCGCCAAATTTCCGCAAATTAGAACAATATCAAATCGCAGTCGCCAATCAGGTATTAATTTCATATGGAGGGCTTGAAGAGGGGTAA